Proteins from a single region of Juglans microcarpa x Juglans regia isolate MS1-56 chromosome 5S, Jm3101_v1.0, whole genome shotgun sequence:
- the LOC121267537 gene encoding uncharacterized protein LOC121267537 codes for METDEMGLVELFGYDKLERELILRQNNYSSPSTLFDAINDDRDEMTSEEAYSYSEQVLKSDGFDVSDIPGVNCFHQIQPCNIDYDYDMYKRYSQLAIDEYNRRFEDANAELEFVKVLKVMGQAANGIRYYITFMAKDLGNGGEIKTYQAVVLDGIDSKTAKSFRLKPPEDGRDSGSHGRHWFWENHLCNGETCCI; via the exons ATGGAGACGGACGAAATGGGTCTTGTGGAATTGTTTGGTTACGACAAGCTGGAAAGAGAATTAATCCTCAGACAAAACAATTATTCTTCACCTTCGACGCTATTTGACGCGATAAATGATGACCGTGATGAGATGACATCAGAGGAAGCCTACTCCTACAGCGAACAAGTTTTGAAGAGTGAC GGCTTTGATGTTTCTGACATCCCTGGCGTCAATTGTTTCCACCAAATTCAACCGTGCAACATAGACTACGATTATGATATGTATAAACGGTATTCGCAGCTCGCAATCGACGAATACAATCGTCGGTTCgag GATGCCAATGCAGAGTTGGAGTTTGTTAAGGTCTTGAAGGTAATGGGTCAGGCTGCCAACGGAATCAGGTATTATATAACCTTCATGGCCAAGGATCTTGGCAATGGAGGTGAGATTAAGACGTATCAAGCTGTGGTATTAGATGGGATAGACTCTAAGACAGCGAAATCCTTTAGGCTAAAGCCCCCCGAGGATGGGCGAG ATTCTGGCAGTCATGGGAGACACTGGTTTTGGGAAAATCACCTTTGCAATG GTGAAACATGTTGTATTTGA
- the LOC121267534 gene encoding pentatricopeptide repeat-containing protein At3g57430, chloroplastic: MSCYIQPFSPLLTPPFSSRTFSSLRTDHHHPALLHEQNHSPPPASAAAAATATPLPVPRSHSQDSWVESLRFQARSNLFREAILTYVQMLTLAGISPDNFAFPAVLKAVTALQDLNLGKQIHAHVFKFGYASTSVTVANTLVHMYGKCGDIGDVYKVFNRMTDRDEVSWNSIIASLCRFQEWELALEAFQLMLFDNMAPSSFTLVSVALACSNFPRHDGLRLGQQVHAYSLRTGNWRTFTNNAFMAMYAKLGRVADSRALFELFEDRDMISWNTMISTFTQNDHFLEALFFLCLMVLDGIKPDGVTFASVLPACSHLEMLDRGKEIHAYVLKNTNLPENSFVGSALVDMYCNCRQVESGRRVFDGISKQGIPLFNAMITGYAQNEYDEEALSLFFQMEALDGIYPNGTTMSSVLPACVRCDLFSDQEGMHGYVIKRGLEKDRYVQNALMDMYSRMGNIEISKYLFDSMEVRDIVSWNTMITGYVNYGCHENALHLLHAMKKVEEKNKDDDFEDVNRVSPKPNSVTLMTVLPGCAALSALAKGKEIHAYATRRFLASDVAVGSALVDMYAKCGCLNLSRGVFDRMPIRNVITWNVLIMAYGMHGRGEEALELFKNMAAEGDKSGILRPNEVTFIAIFAACSHSGMVREGLHLFHRMKEDYAVEPAPDHYACVVDLLGRAGQLEEAYELIKMMPPEFDKRDAWSSLLGACRIHWNVEIGEIAAKNLFQLEPNVASHYVLLSNIYSSAGHWEKAMEIRKMMQKMGVRKEPGCSWFEFGDEVHKFVAGDASHPQSEQLHGFLETLLERMRKEGYVPDTSCVLHNVDEEEKETLLCGHSEKLAIAFGILNTRPGTTIRVAKNLRVCNDCHVATKFISKIVDREIIVRDVRRFHHFRNGTCSCGDYW, encoded by the exons ATGTCCTGCTACATCCAACCATTTTCTCCTCTCCTTACACCGCCCTTTTCTTCCCGCACATTTTCTTCCCTCCGGACCGACCACCACCACCCCGCACTTCTTCACGAACAAAATCATTCGCCACCCCCTGCCAGTGCCGCTGCCGCCGCCACCGCCACCCCATTACCAGTCCCACGCTCACAT TCTCAGGACTCATGGGTCGAATCCCTTCGCTTCCAAGCCCGGTCCAATCTCTTCCGGGAAGCCATATTAACGTACGTCCAAATGTTGACCCTCGCCGGTATTTCACCCGACAACTTCGCTTTCCCGGCTGTCCTGAAGGCCGTGACCGCCCTTCAAGACTTGAATCTTGGGAAACAGATTCATGCCCACGTTTTCAAATTTGGATATGCTTCCACTTCTGTTACAGTGGCTAATACCCTCGTTCATATGTATGGGAAATGTGGAGATATAGGGGACGTGTACAAGGTGTTCAACAGAATGACTGACAGAGACGAAGTTTCTTGGAACTCCATCATCGCTTCACTGTGTCGGTTTCAGGAGTGGGAGCTTGCTTTGGAAGCGTTTCAATTAATGTTGTTTGATAATATGGCACCTAGCTCATTTACGTTGGTGAGCGTGGCGCTAGCTTGTTCAAATTTTCCTAGGCATGATGGTTTACGGCTTGGTCAGCAGGTGCATGCATATAGTTTGAGAACAGGAAATTGGAGAACGTTTACCAACAATGCTTTCATGGCAATGTATGCTAAACTAGGAAGGGTTGCTGATTCGCGAGCTTTATTTGAGTTATTTGAGGACCGTGATATGATTTCATGGAACACCATGATAAGTACTTTCACTCAAAACGATCATTTTCTAGAAGCATTATTTTTCTTATGTCTCATGGTTCTTGACGGAATTAAACCTGATGGGGTCACCTTTGCAAGCGTACTTCCTGCCTGCTCTCATTTGGAAATGTTAGATAGAGGAAAGGAAATTCATGCTTATGTCTTGAAGAATACTAATTTACCTGAGAATTCTTTTGTGGGTAGTGCTTTGGTTGACATGTATTGCAACTGTCGACAAGTTGAAAGTGGTCGCAGAGTTTTTGATGGTATCTCAAAGCAGGGTATTCCACTTTTTAATGCTATGATTACTGGCTATGCCCAAAATGAGTATGACGAGGAGGCCTTGAGCCTCTTCTTTCAAATGGAAGCACTTGATGGAATTTATCCAAATGGCACGACAATGTCAAGTGTGCTGCCAGCTTGTGTGCGATGTGATCTGTTCTCTGACCAGGAAGGTATGCATGGGTATGTGATAAAGAGGGGTTTGGAGAAGGATAGGTATGTGCAGAATGCACTTATGGACATGTACTCCAGGATGGGGAATAtagaaatctcaaaatatttatttgacagCATGGAGGTAAGAGATATCGTGTCTTGGAACACGATGATCACTGGCTATGTCaattatggatgccatgaaaatgcACTCCACCTGTTACATGCCAtgaaaaaagtagaagaaaagaaCAAAGATGATGATTTTGAGGATGTGAACAGGGTTTCTCCTAAGCCAAATTCAGTAACGCTCATGACAGTTCTGCCAGGTTGTGCTGCCCTTTCAGCACTAGCAAAGGGTAAAGAGATCCATGCTTATGCCACCAGACGTTTTCTGGCATCAGATGTTGCAGTGGGTAGTGCACTCGTTGACATGTATGCAAAATGTGGCTGCTTGAATTTATCTAGGGGAGTGTTTGATCGAATGCCCATCAGGAATGTGATCACCTGGAATGTTCTCATCATGGCTTATGGGATGCATGGGAGAGGGGAGGAAGCCCTCGAACTATTTAAGAATATGGCAGCAGAGGGAGACAAGAGTGGCATTTTAAGGCCTAATGAAGTTACATTTATTGCAATATTTGCTGCGTGTAGTCACTCTGGGATGGTACGTGAAGGCCTACACTTATTCCATAGAATGAAAGAGGACTATGCGGTTGAACCTGCACCAGACCATTATGCTTGTGTGGTGGACTTGCTCGGCCGAGCTGGCCAACTGGAAGAAGCATATGAACTTATCAAGATGATGCCTCCTGAATTTGACAAAAGGGATGCCTGGAGTAGCTTGCTGGGTGCTTGTCGAATTCATTGGAATGTAGAAATTGGGGAGATTGCAGCTAAGAATCTCTTCCAATTGGAACCAAATGTAGCTAGCCACTATGTTCTACTGTCCAATATCTACTCTTCTGCCGGACACTGGGAAAAGGCAATGGAGATCCGTAAAATGATGCAGAAAATGGGAGTAAGAAAAGAACCTGGGTGTAGTTGGTTCGAGTTTGGTGATGAGGTTCACAAGTTTGTGGCTGGGGATGCATCGCACCCACAAAGTGAGCAGCTCCATGGATTTCTTGAAACCCTGTTAGAGAGGATGAGAAAGGAGGGGTATGTGCCTGATACTTCTTGTGTGCTTCACAACGTTGATGAAGAGGAGAAGGAAACTTTACTATGTGGACACAGTGAGAAACTGGCAATAGCTTTTGGTATTCTTAACACCCGTCCCGGAACTACAATTAGAGTTGCCAAGAACCTTAGAGTATGTAATGACTGCCATGTTGCCACTAAGTTCATCTCAAAGATAGTAGACAGGGAGATTATTGTTAGAGATGTGAGGAGGTTCCATCATTTTAGGAATGGAACTTGTTCCTGTGGAGATTACTGGTGA